The sequence CCACGCCGACCAGGATGAGCGCGGTCGCGTTGATGCCCCCGACCGTGAGCACGACCAGCGCGAACCACGCGGGATACCGCCAGCCACCGTGTTTGAGGGCCTTCGCGGTGAGGGCGATGAGCCAGGGGAGCGCGGCCCACGGCAGGAGGATGACCGAGATGCGGGCCGCGTACTCGAGCAGGTAGGGGCTCATCATGTACGCCAGCGACGCCACGAGGACCGCGCCGGGTCGATCCGCGAAGCCGTGCGCTCCCAAGGTGCGGATGAGGTACCGCACCCCGAGCGCCGCGGCGAACATCACCGAACCGAGCCACAGCCGCTGCGCCACCCAGTCCGGCACCCCGAGCTGGTCGAACACCCAGTAGAAGGGCCCCATCGGCCACAGGTAGCCGATGTTCTGGTGGGTGACGGTGCCCAAGCCGATCTGGCTGTCCCAGATGTAGGGGGCGCTGCGCAGGAGCTTGCCGGGATCGAGGTACAGGTAGGTCTTGGTGTCCGCCCCGACCTCACCTGGCCGGGTCAGCAGCAGGGGGACGTAGGCGATCAGGGCAGGTATCGCGACGACCCACCAGTCCCCGATCCGAGATGTCGCCGGGCTGGCTAGCGGTCGCTCACCGGTGGTGCCCTCCGTCTGGCGACCGGCCGCCGGCGAGATCGACCTCACCGGCCGCGACCGCGGCGGCGGGCGCGGCGGCGGATCGCGTCCTCGGCGAGCGGGGTGAAGACCCCGAGGGCGGTGGCGTCCCAGGTGTAGCGGTCGGCGTGCTTGCGGGCTCCCTCGGAGAGCCGCACCCGCAGATCATGGTCGGTGAGCACCGCGCGCAGCTTGGCGACGAACTCGCGATCGGAGTCGGCCAACAGACCGCTCTCGTCCTCGGAGACCGAGTCGAGGTGGCCGGCGATGCGGGTCGCGACCGCCGGGGTGCCGCACGCCGCGGCTTCGGTGAGCGTCATACCCCACCCTTCCGCGATGGACGCGGAGGCCACCACCCAGGCCCGCCGGTAGAGCGCCAGGAGCTCGTCGTCGGACAGCCGGCCCACGAGATGCACCCAGCCGGTCGCATCGAGGTCGCTCACGAGCTGCTCCAGGCGGTCGCGCTCGTAGCCGTCGCCGACGATGACCAGCTCGAGCTCTGGCACCGAGTCCCGGACCTCGGCGGCGATGCGGATGAGCGCGTCGAAGCCCTTGGACGGCATGAGCCGGCCGACGCTCACGACCAGAGGGGTCCGGCTCTTCTCCCCTCCCGGGCTGAAGCGAGGATCGATGCCCGGTGGCACGACTCGCACCAGCTCCGGCCGGAAGTGCATCTGCTCGATGAGCTCGCGGCGGGACGACTCCGAGAGTGTGACGATGGGGGTGCGGCGGTAGATCGGTGGCAGGATTCGCAGTTCGAGCATCTCACCGAGACGGGCGAGTCGCTCCTCGAGCACCAGCCGCCACATGTCCCGGTGCACGTGGTGGATGAGGCAGATCCGCGGGCCCCGTGCCCAGAGGGGAGTCAGGAACGGCACCCCGTTCCAGATCTCGACCAGGCCGTCTCGAGGCCCGTGTAGGCCACGGAGCTCCGCCACCACCGCAGCAGGGAAGATCATGTAGCGCCCCCGACGACGGATCACCCGGTATCCGTCGCGGGCGCCGGTGGGGGGGCTGCCCTGCGCGTAGGAGGTTCGCATGGTGACCTCGAGCCCGGCCGCTGCCCAGCGCCGGGCGACCTCGGCAGCGTGCAACTCGGAGCCCCCCGCCTCGACGTCCGCGAGATCCCGCCACGCCAGGATGTGCACACGCTGGAGTCCCGCCGCTGCGGCCAGCCGAGCGATCTCGGCCGAGCTCGACGCGCCGGGTGGCTCGAACGGTGCAGGGGCCGGCGTGGTGATCGCGATGCCTCCGAGGCAGGGTGACGATGGGCTGCGGCGGCGCCCTCGGGCCGCCATCGGACCTGCTCCGCCTGGGAGAAGGCCGCATCGGATCGTAGTGGAGAGGGTCGGGAACCCAGTGTCAACGGAGGGATCGCCGGCCCGTGCGGCGCGAGGCGCAGAGCTCGGCGGTCGCGCGCGCA comes from Rhabdothermincola sediminis and encodes:
- a CDS encoding glycosyltransferase family 4 protein yields the protein MAARGRRRSPSSPCLGGIAITTPAPAPFEPPGASSSAEIARLAAAAGLQRVHILAWRDLADVEAGGSELHAAEVARRWAAAGLEVTMRTSYAQGSPPTGARDGYRVIRRRGRYMIFPAAVVAELRGLHGPRDGLVEIWNGVPFLTPLWARGPRICLIHHVHRDMWRLVLEERLARLGEMLELRILPPIYRRTPIVTLSESSRRELIEQMHFRPELVRVVPPGIDPRFSPGGEKSRTPLVVSVGRLMPSKGFDALIRIAAEVRDSVPELELVIVGDGYERDRLEQLVSDLDATGWVHLVGRLSDDELLALYRRAWVVASASIAEGWGMTLTEAAACGTPAVATRIAGHLDSVSEDESGLLADSDREFVAKLRAVLTDHDLRVRLSEGARKHADRYTWDATALGVFTPLAEDAIRRRARRRGRGR